A portion of the Bdellovibrio bacteriovorus genome contains these proteins:
- a CDS encoding BolA/IbaG family iron-sulfur metabolism protein, translating into MTPVQMKERLEQNYPDCKVEVYDLTGTQDHYEVFVESPVFAGLSRIQQHQHVMACFGPELKTGEVHALSIKTKIK; encoded by the coding sequence ATGACACCAGTACAAATGAAAGAGCGCTTAGAACAGAATTACCCCGATTGCAAAGTCGAGGTTTACGACTTAACCGGAACTCAGGATCACTATGAAGTTTTCGTGGAAAGCCCGGTGTTTGCTGGCCTGTCTCGCATTCAGCAACATCAGCATGTGATGGCCTGCTTTGGTCCAGAATTAAAAACGGGAGAGGTTCATGCGCTCTCAATTAAGACTAAAATTAAATAA
- the grxD gene encoding Grx4 family monothiol glutaredoxin: MSTTHDKIKGILDQNKVVLFMKGTQQFPMCGFSARACAILQDIGVQFHDVNVLEDEEIRSGIKEFGNWPTIPQLYINQQLVGGSDIMMEMYQSGELQELLK; this comes from the coding sequence ATGTCTACGACTCACGACAAAATCAAGGGTATTTTGGATCAAAACAAAGTTGTTCTTTTTATGAAAGGAACACAACAGTTCCCGATGTGTGGTTTTTCTGCGCGTGCTTGCGCCATCTTGCAGGACATCGGTGTGCAATTTCACGATGTGAACGTGCTTGAAGACGAAGAAATTCGTTCCGGCATCAAAGAGTTCGGCAACTGGCCCACTATTCCACAACTTTACATCAACCAACAACTGGTCGGTGGTTCTGACATCATGATGGAAATGTACCAATCTGGTGAACTGCAAGAGCTTTTAAAATAA
- a CDS encoding YgaP family membrane protein, producing the protein MRCNVALWDRILRFVFGVLLTAYAIAGGPFWAYIGLYGLVTSAWGLCPAYAFFRIRTLRDYHRSVPDEE; encoded by the coding sequence ATGAGATGTAATGTTGCCCTGTGGGACCGCATCCTCCGCTTTGTTTTTGGCGTTTTGCTGACGGCATACGCCATCGCGGGTGGTCCGTTTTGGGCGTACATCGGTCTCTACGGTCTGGTCACCTCTGCTTGGGGCTTGTGTCCGGCCTACGCCTTCTTTAGAATCAGAACATTAAGAGATTATCACCGCAGTGTCCCCGACGAAGAATAG
- a CDS encoding FAD-binding oxidoreductase, giving the protein MLPQAFSEIDFLAKDQIKTDEESLKYWGKDWTTYFDIKASAILFPRTADDVVKTVKWARKNKIALVPSGGRTGLSGSAVATQGEVVVSFDQMNKIKDFSPVDQSVVIEPGVVTEALQEFAHKQGLFYPVDFAATGSSQMGGNISTNAGGIKVVRYGLTRDWVIGLKVVTGTGELLELNNGLVKNATGYDLRHLFIGAEGTLGFIVEATIKLAPAPPPMKVLVMAVPGLDSVMKIFAEFKTKTSLVAFEMFSDKALAKVLENTGLAAPLETQSPFYVLAEVETRNEQDEEHALGVFEKCLEESWVTDGVISQSEVQAATFWRYREDISESLAKYSPYKNDIAVTISKVPNFMADLDKILASAYPTWEVVWFGHIGDGNLHINILRPPGMSKEEFVKECRKVDVMVFDAVKKNQGSISAEHGVGLTKKSFLNYTRSEAEIGFMRGIKKVFDPDNIMNPGKVI; this is encoded by the coding sequence ATGTTACCGCAGGCCTTTTCGGAAATTGATTTTTTAGCCAAAGACCAAATCAAAACCGACGAAGAGAGCTTGAAGTACTGGGGTAAAGATTGGACCACTTATTTTGATATCAAAGCTTCCGCCATTCTTTTTCCGCGCACCGCGGATGACGTTGTTAAAACTGTAAAATGGGCCCGCAAAAATAAAATCGCATTAGTCCCTTCAGGGGGCCGCACCGGCCTTTCCGGCTCCGCGGTCGCCACTCAAGGTGAAGTCGTCGTTTCTTTTGATCAAATGAATAAAATCAAAGATTTCAGCCCGGTGGATCAATCCGTGGTGATTGAACCCGGCGTGGTCACTGAAGCCTTGCAAGAATTTGCGCACAAACAAGGTCTCTTTTATCCTGTGGATTTTGCCGCGACGGGTTCATCGCAAATGGGTGGAAATATTTCCACCAATGCCGGCGGTATCAAGGTCGTTCGTTATGGTTTAACTCGTGACTGGGTGATTGGCTTAAAAGTTGTGACTGGCACAGGCGAGCTTTTGGAGCTGAATAACGGTTTGGTAAAGAATGCCACAGGCTATGATCTGCGCCATTTATTTATTGGTGCCGAAGGTACCTTGGGCTTTATCGTGGAAGCGACAATCAAATTGGCCCCAGCACCTCCGCCAATGAAAGTGTTAGTGATGGCAGTCCCCGGTTTAGATTCCGTGATGAAGATCTTTGCCGAATTTAAAACTAAAACTTCGCTCGTCGCATTTGAAATGTTTTCGGACAAAGCTTTAGCAAAAGTTTTAGAAAATACAGGATTAGCGGCTCCATTAGAAACGCAAAGTCCATTTTATGTTTTAGCGGAAGTTGAAACTCGCAATGAACAAGATGAAGAACATGCCTTGGGCGTTTTTGAAAAATGCCTTGAAGAATCTTGGGTCACAGATGGAGTGATCTCGCAGTCGGAAGTGCAGGCCGCCACATTCTGGCGCTATCGCGAAGACATTTCTGAGTCGTTAGCGAAATACTCTCCATACAAAAACGATATTGCGGTGACGATTTCAAAAGTGCCAAACTTTATGGCCGATCTTGATAAGATTTTGGCCAGCGCCTATCCCACCTGGGAGGTGGTATGGTTCGGGCATATCGGCGATGGCAATTTGCACATCAATATCTTACGTCCCCCAGGAATGAGCAAAGAAGAATTCGTCAAAGAATGCCGCAAAGTGGACGTCATGGTTTTTGATGCCGTTAAGAAAAATCAAGGATCCATTTCGGCGGAACACGGCGTGGGACTGACTAAAAAATCATTCTTAAATTATACACGCTCCGAAGCCGAGATCGGCTTTATGCGCGGGATTAAAAAAGTTTTTGATCCAGACAATATTATGAACCCAGGAAAAGTTATTTAG
- a CDS encoding M35 family metallo-endopeptidase, translating into MKKRLKIRHFLIFVFVILSGSWASAMCLPVTAVVQLQKQFHFRPELDLEQLCSPESVDYKLASTLLFLKYTKLPATTNPLDQNVLPENIWSYISSAVKTIVKVAKCEPEQLAYVKEESPGAIHLCPDYFNTAIHSSIERAATLIHEVRHLDENAHYYPHVTCAQGRNKASKGACDGSREEAGGYAVEMEALARFAALPEGIISKLERSQAKSAALVLANEKFNKPLFSHELRGLYLVDQHDQGFVLDPSSWKLYPVRKVDHRQENLVSRLTTLSAFPLSEGDSYSVDVLSSSFQKRISLGSYAASFNSLPQSQKPRVLRIFNDGLLAGFVITEHEIISYAGTSFEQRTALPFKVIQTFDFMEAGQGTDAAIFLLDEHQNLYKVSTIYGRVVDVKTIDNVLKDFKTIVYVNGQRLALGKNGELLIQRHGIWHQHEAFLKTRFRLMSRPFYWASFLFEPRQTSQNSK; encoded by the coding sequence ATGAAAAAGCGTCTCAAAATAAGACACTTCTTGATTTTCGTTTTTGTGATTTTGAGTGGTTCGTGGGCCTCGGCGATGTGTCTTCCGGTCACCGCAGTGGTTCAGTTACAAAAGCAGTTTCATTTTCGTCCAGAATTAGACTTAGAGCAGTTGTGCTCGCCTGAATCTGTCGATTACAAATTAGCCTCTACATTGTTATTTTTAAAGTACACGAAACTTCCAGCCACCACGAATCCATTAGATCAGAATGTGCTTCCCGAAAACATTTGGTCTTACATAAGTTCGGCAGTAAAAACCATTGTGAAAGTCGCAAAATGTGAACCTGAACAATTGGCTTACGTGAAGGAAGAAAGCCCTGGCGCCATCCATCTTTGTCCGGATTATTTCAACACCGCGATACATTCATCCATAGAAAGGGCGGCCACTCTCATTCATGAGGTCCGGCATCTCGATGAAAATGCTCATTATTATCCTCATGTCACTTGTGCACAGGGCAGAAATAAAGCATCCAAAGGTGCTTGTGATGGATCTAGAGAAGAAGCCGGTGGCTATGCGGTTGAAATGGAGGCCCTGGCACGTTTTGCGGCCTTGCCAGAGGGAATAATTTCTAAATTGGAAAGAAGCCAAGCCAAGTCAGCAGCCCTGGTTTTAGCGAATGAAAAATTCAATAAGCCTCTATTTTCGCACGAACTGCGCGGTCTTTATCTCGTTGATCAGCATGATCAGGGGTTTGTTTTAGATCCTAGTTCTTGGAAGCTTTATCCGGTACGGAAAGTGGATCATCGGCAAGAAAACTTAGTGAGTCGTTTAACCACTCTTAGCGCTTTTCCCTTGTCGGAAGGGGACTCTTATAGCGTGGACGTTTTATCAAGCTCATTTCAAAAAAGGATCAGTCTTGGATCTTACGCCGCAAGTTTTAATTCACTGCCGCAAAGCCAGAAGCCTCGGGTCTTGAGAATTTTTAATGACGGTCTGTTGGCTGGCTTTGTCATCACCGAGCATGAGATAATCAGTTATGCCGGAACTTCTTTTGAGCAAAGAACGGCCCTGCCATTTAAAGTAATTCAGACTTTTGATTTTATGGAGGCGGGGCAAGGAACAGACGCCGCCATTTTTCTTCTGGATGAGCATCAGAATTTATACAAAGTCAGTACCATTTATGGTCGGGTCGTGGACGTAAAGACTATTGATAACGTTCTTAAAGACTTTAAAACGATTGTTTACGTCAATGGTCAGCGTTTAGCTTTGGGAAAAAACGGAGAGCTTTTAATTCAGCGGCACGGCATTTGGCACCAACACGAAGCTTTTTTAAAAACTCGCTTCCGGTTGATGAGCAGGCCTTTTTATTGGGCTTCGTTTCTTTTTGAACCGCGCCAAACAAGCCAGAATTCTAAATAA